One genomic segment of Ricinus communis isolate WT05 ecotype wild-type chromosome 5, ASM1957865v1, whole genome shotgun sequence includes these proteins:
- the LOC8269028 gene encoding putative germin-like protein 9-2 isoform X3, translating to MLTLSLPSLDRFRRNSSECPVSGFRLLRNANLTGKTTALVTKATMKEFPALEGQGVSVSAIIYPPSGMNLPHIHPRASELLIVLQGSLQVGFVDTTNKLFTQTIEAPDMFIFPKGLVHFQVNMRNDSPAYALGVFGSANGGTVSLPSTVFGSGIPAETLAKAFKTDEETISKLIGANE from the exons ATGCTCACTCTGTCACTACCTTCACTGGATAGATTTCGAAGGAACTCTTCAGAATGCCCAGTTTCAG GCTTCAGACTTCTCAGGAATGCCAATCTAACAGGAAAAACGACAGCACTAGTGACCAAAGCGACAATGAAAGAATTTCCTGCCCTGGAAGGACAAGGAGTATCAGTTTCTGCAATAATATACCCTCCTTCAGGAATGAACCTTCCACATATTCATCCTAGAGCATCTGAGCTACTGATAGTACTCCAAGGGAGCCTACAAGTTGGGTTTGTGGACACGACAAACAAGCTCTTTACGCAAACTATTGAAGCTCCTGATATGTTCATCTTTCCAAAAGGACTAGTACATTTCCaggtgaatatgagaaacgaTTCTCCTGCATATGCTCTCGGGGTATTTGGAAGTGCAAATGGGGGTACTGTGTCATTGCCTAGTACTGTCTTTGGAAGTGGAATACCTGCAGAAACACTTGCCAAGGCTTTCAAAACCGATGAGGAGACTATATCCAAGCTAATTGGGGCAAACGAGTAG
- the LOC8269028 gene encoding putative germin-like protein 9-2 isoform X1, translating into MLTLSLPSLDRFRRNSSECPVSGNAVFVTSSDPDILKDFLVPPSLDPNTITRQYFTFTGFRLLRNANLTGKTTALVTKATMKEFPALEGQGVSVSAIIYPPSGMNLPHIHPRASELLIVLQGSLQVGFVDTTNKLFTQTIEAPDMFIFPKGLVHFQVNMRNDSPAYALGVFGSANGGTVSLPSTVFGSGIPAETLAKAFKTDEETISKLIGANE; encoded by the exons ATGCTCACTCTGTCACTACCTTCACTGGATAGATTTCGAAGGAACTCTTCAGAATGCCCAGTTTCAG GAAATGCAGTTTTTGTCACCTCAAGTGATCCAGATATCCTGAAAGATTTCTTGGTACCTCCAAGCCTTGATCCCAACACCATAACAAGGCAATACTTCACATTCACAGGCTTCAGACTTCTCAGGAATGCCAATCTAACAGGAAAAACGACAGCACTAGTGACCAAAGCGACAATGAAAGAATTTCCTGCCCTGGAAGGACAAGGAGTATCAGTTTCTGCAATAATATACCCTCCTTCAGGAATGAACCTTCCACATATTCATCCTAGAGCATCTGAGCTACTGATAGTACTCCAAGGGAGCCTACAAGTTGGGTTTGTGGACACGACAAACAAGCTCTTTACGCAAACTATTGAAGCTCCTGATATGTTCATCTTTCCAAAAGGACTAGTACATTTCCaggtgaatatgagaaacgaTTCTCCTGCATATGCTCTCGGGGTATTTGGAAGTGCAAATGGGGGTACTGTGTCATTGCCTAGTACTGTCTTTGGAAGTGGAATACCTGCAGAAACACTTGCCAAGGCTTTCAAAACCGATGAGGAGACTATATCCAAGCTAATTGGGGCAAACGAGTAG
- the LOC8269028 gene encoding putative germin-like protein 9-2 isoform X2 gives MGKLSSYFAIPLILAIGNAVFVTSSDPDILKDFLVPPSLDPNTITRQYFTFTGFRLLRNANLTGKTTALVTKATMKEFPALEGQGVSVSAIIYPPSGMNLPHIHPRASELLIVLQGSLQVGFVDTTNKLFTQTIEAPDMFIFPKGLVHFQVNMRNDSPAYALGVFGSANGGTVSLPSTVFGSGIPAETLAKAFKTDEETISKLIGANE, from the coding sequence ATGGGAAAACTTAGCAGCTATTTTGCTATTCCCTTGATCCTTGCAATAGGAAATGCAGTTTTTGTCACCTCAAGTGATCCAGATATCCTGAAAGATTTCTTGGTACCTCCAAGCCTTGATCCCAACACCATAACAAGGCAATACTTCACATTCACAGGCTTCAGACTTCTCAGGAATGCCAATCTAACAGGAAAAACGACAGCACTAGTGACCAAAGCGACAATGAAAGAATTTCCTGCCCTGGAAGGACAAGGAGTATCAGTTTCTGCAATAATATACCCTCCTTCAGGAATGAACCTTCCACATATTCATCCTAGAGCATCTGAGCTACTGATAGTACTCCAAGGGAGCCTACAAGTTGGGTTTGTGGACACGACAAACAAGCTCTTTACGCAAACTATTGAAGCTCCTGATATGTTCATCTTTCCAAAAGGACTAGTACATTTCCaggtgaatatgagaaacgaTTCTCCTGCATATGCTCTCGGGGTATTTGGAAGTGCAAATGGGGGTACTGTGTCATTGCCTAGTACTGTCTTTGGAAGTGGAATACCTGCAGAAACACTTGCCAAGGCTTTCAAAACCGATGAGGAGACTATATCCAAGCTAATTGGGGCAAACGAGTAG